The following proteins are encoded in a genomic region of Drosophila miranda strain MSH22 chromosome 4, D.miranda_PacBio2.1, whole genome shotgun sequence:
- the LOC117188960 gene encoding uncharacterized protein LOC117188960: MENNENKFDISARKFKERMAQASHKNRAAKLLSAAPPLSSRMRTSVTKVSAPRKTAKTKTMETTAGQRETQGEPVATYKEVIPTKNRISWANQANQQDQTARRVSEQVTKLSLAKKVEDEESDRGVLDLHPEWPTPEPEPCKPRQRGTIPRERNAPHSFELSDALIKIIKAKLEDRPKHTQRRFKLWNEEQEACWVKIGRAGDVRIGTWFRATQGKTTENATLGKEGGV, from the coding sequence AtggaaaataatgaaaataaattcGACATTTCGGCCCGGAAATTTAAGGAGAGGATGGCACAGGCCAGCCACAAAAACCGTGCGGCAAAACTACTATCGGCCGCCCCCCCACTCAGCTCACGGATGAGAACATCAGTAACAAAAGTGTCAGCACCCAGGAAAACAGCCAAAACCAAGACGATGGAAACCACGGCAGGACAGCGCGAGACACAAGGAGAACCAGTAGCAACATACAAGGAAGTAATCCCAACAAAGAACAGGATCAGCTGGGCAAACCAGGCCAACCAACAGGATCAAACGGCACGAAGAGTCAGCGAACAAGTCACGAAGCTTTCCTTGGCCAAAAAAGTGGAAGACGAAGAATCCGACAGGGGCGTGCTGGACCTACACCCCGAGTGGCCAACGCCGGAACCGGAACCATGTAAGCCCAGACAGAGGGGTACCATCCCGAGGGAACGGAACGCTCCGCATAGCTTCGAGCTATCGGACGCATTAATCAAAATCATCAAAGCGAAACTCGAAGACCGCCCGAAACACACGCAAAGACGGTTCAAACTATGGAACGAGGAACAGGAGGCGTGCTGGGTCAAGATCGGCCGAGCTGGAGATGTCCGCATCGGCACCTGGTTCCGGGCGACACAAGGAAAGACAACCGAAAACGCCACACTGGGAAAGGAGGGGGGAGTGTGA